A single window of Hirundo rustica isolate bHirRus1 chromosome 16, bHirRus1.pri.v3, whole genome shotgun sequence DNA harbors:
- the DNMT3B gene encoding DNA (cytosine-5)-methyltransferase 3B encodes MNMVKSPEQLEQRLAGMVAVREKSAAWSALGEEGPETIKKEKSHEQDEADCRAKLILINGDNAPGVVLEANGKPRSPDSRGLELLPLKKEDSNGDLSKEDVAWPLDLTSVQRAGRTRHEMRIKEPARSVETLRDLPTPVRSSRRRSAVSTPVTIDLTEDDSQDSSQSSSTLSGSSSQEGQNGSAELGAEESESRDVGTVLEYQDGKEFGIGELVWGKIKGFSWWPAIVVSHRATAKRQAVSGMRWVQWFGDGKFSEVSADKLVGLMAFRQHFNSSTFNKLVSYRRAIYHALEVARSRSGKTFTTGPRESLEEQLKPMIDWAITGFKPLGLKGLRPPKGSENGMLKNGTEEVVSLEQCPPTKRLKTYPCNNGKEQRVEEDQTREQMVSEATNNSGKLEESCLSCGRRNPATFHPLFKGGLCQTCRDRFLEYFYMYDEDGYQSYCTVCCAGKELLLCSNASCCRCFCVECLDVLVGRGTSSRVKEQEPWNCYMCQPLQNHGVLQRRQDWNTRLQDFFTSDKGQEYAAPKIYPTVPPAKRRPIRVLSLFDGVATGNPGAATSSGADEGDLEAKESSATSDLCPLAGYTVLKDLGIQVEKYIASEICENPIAASTVRPEGNITYVHDVRNITKRNIEEWGPFDLVIGGSPCDDVSLVNPTRKALFEGTGRLFFEFYHLLNYARPKAGEERPFFWMFENVVAMRINDKRDISRFLECNPVMIDAIKISAAHRARYFWGNLPGMDRIFGFPLPYTDVSNISRGTRQKLLRGSWNVPVIRHLFSPLKDYFACE; translated from the exons ATGAACATGGTAAAGAGCccggagcagctggagcagcggCTGGCGGGGATGGTGGCTGTCCGGGAGAAGTCTGCAGCCTGGTCTgcgctgggagaggaggggccg GAGaccataaaaaaggaaaagagccaCGAGCAGGATGAGGCGGACTGTAGGGCGAAGCTGATCCTCATCAACGGGGACAATGCACCTGGCGTTGTACTGGAGGCAAATGGGAAGCCCAGATCTCCAG ATTCCAggggcctggagctgctgcccctgaAAAAGGAGGACAGCAATGGAGACCTGTCCAAGGAGGACGTGGCCTGGCCGCTGGATCTGACCTCAGTGCAGAGA GCAGGGCGGACCCGGCACGAGATGCGGATCAAGGAACCAGCACGCAGCGTGGAGACTCTCAGGGACCTGCCAACTCCCGTGCGG AGCTCCAGGCGCCGCTCAGCCGTGTCCACACCCGTGACCATCGACCTGACAGAGGATGACTCCCAGGActcatcccagagcagcagcacgcTCTCTGGTAGCAGCTCCCAGGAGGGGCAGAACggctctgctgagctggggGCAGAGGAGTCAGAGAGCAGAGACGTGGGCACGGTGCTGGAATACCAG GATGGGAAGGAGTTTGGAATTGGGGAGCTCGTCTGGGGAAAGATCAAAGGTTTTTCCTGGTGGCCTGCGATCGTTGTCTCCCACAGAGCCACGGCCAAGCGCCAGGCAGTCTCGGGCATGCGGTGGGTGCAGTGGTTTGGAGATGGGAAGTTCTCTGAG GTTTCTGCAGACAAACTGGTGGGATTGATGGCCTTTAGGCAGCATTTCAACTCCTCCACGTTCAACAAGCTGGTGTCCTACCGCCGCGCCATTTACCACGCCCTGGAG GTTGCCCGGAGCCGGTCGGGGAAGACGTTTACAACCGGCCCCAGGGAGTcactggaggagcagctgaagccCATGATCGACTGGGCAATCACTGGATTCAAACCCCTGGGGCTCAAGGGACTGCGGCCACCCAAAGGCTCAG AGAATGGGATGCTGAAGAATGGGACAGAGGAGGTGGTGTCCCTTGAACAGTGTCCTCCCACCAAGAGGCTGAAGACCTACCCCTGCAACAACGGCAAGGAGCAGCGTGTGGAAGAGGACCAGACCCGAG AGCAAATGGTTTCTGAAGCTACGAACAACAGTGGGAAGCTGGAAG AGAGCTGTTTGTCCTGCGGGAGGAGGAACCCGGCCACCTTCCACCCTCTATTCAAGGGGGGCCTCTGCCAGACGTGCAGg GATAGATTCCTGGAGTACTTCTACATGTATGACGAAGATGGGTACCAGTCCTACTGCACCGTCTGCTGCGCAggcaaggagctgctgctctgcagcaacgccagctgctgcag GTGCTTCTGTGTGGAGTGTCTGGATGTGCTGGTGGGGCGAGGGACGTCGTCCAGAGTGAAAGAGCAGGAGCCCTGGAACTGCTACATGTGCCAGCCCCTGCAGAACCACGGCGTGCTGCAGCGCCGGCAGGACTGGAACACTCGTCTGCAGGACTTCTTCACCAGTGACAAGGGACAGGAATAT GCTGCACCCAAAATCTACCCAACAGTTCCTCCAGCAAAGAGGAGACCAATTCGAGTGCTCTCGTTGTTCGATGGGGTGGCAACAG GAAATCCAGGAGCGGCCACATCGAGCGGTGCTGACGAAGGAGACTTGGAGGCTAAAGAGAGCAGTGCGACCTCAGACCTCTGTCCGTTGGCAGGGTACACGGTGCTGAAGGACTTGGGCATCCAAGTGGAGAAGTACATTGCCTCAGAGATCTGCGAGAACCCCATCGCTGCGAGCACCGTGCGGCCCGAGGGCAACATCACCTACGTGCACGATGTCAGGAACATAACCAAGAGAAAT ATTGAGGAGTGGGGTCCCTTTGACCTGGTGATCGGTGGGAGCCCCTGTGACGACGTCTCACTTGTCAATCCAACCAGGAAAGCACTGTTTG aaggAACCGGGAGGCTGTTCTTCGAGTTCTACCACCTGCTCAACTACGCTCGTCCCAAGGCAGGCGAGGAGCGGCCCTTCTTCTGGATGTTTGAGAATGTGGTGGCCATGAGGATCAACGACAAGAGGGACATTTCCCGGTTTCTGGAG TGTAACCCAGTTATGATTGATGCGATCAAGATATCAGCTGCCCACCGAGCTCGTTATTTTTGGGGCAACCTCCCTGGGATGGACAG GATCTTCGGCTTCCCCCTCCCCTACACGGATGTCTCCAACATCAGCCGTGGGACTCGCCAGAAGCTGCTGCGGGGATCGTGGAACGTCCCCGTCATCCGGCACCTCTTCTCCCCACTCAAGGATTACTTTGCCTGTGAATAG